From Solea senegalensis isolate Sse05_10M linkage group LG19, IFAPA_SoseM_1, whole genome shotgun sequence, the proteins below share one genomic window:
- the anks4b gene encoding ankyrin repeat and SAM domain-containing protein 4B, whose amino-acid sequence MSRYHKAAVDGYLDLLKEATRRDLNIADEDGMTPTLLAAFHGHVDALQLICSRGGDPNKSDIWGNTPLHHAAANGHMHILSFLVNFGANVFSLDNEFHTAMDVAASRDRMDCVRFLDAAASQQTNQNPKKVATLKKEAVKEAEKQVKLCEKVKKKHQSKMEKMHHGASNTGTVSEASMASSFSNGGTMSGISEQFSELKVKSGSVKSGVIGTLQKKLGRKDKGTLQRPEGNGNVIFLKPENRTLEKPEFLGVFSEHDENMFDEEGMGECDDGEESGEAKQSIFNRPGLGGLIFMKKMELESDDVPRGNDENLGYLVQNTLFEAEEVADGYEENGDTNLPWDQEDLGLDDDENDETSPLDVFLSAVSCPEFALAFHREHLDLEALMLCSDEDLKSIRIQLGPRKKILEAAARRKNTLEAPGLMKDSCL is encoded by the exons ATGTCTCGGTACCACAAAGCGGCAGTCGATGGCTACTTGGACCTGCTGAAGGAGGCCACAAGGAGGGACCTGAACATTGCGGATGAAGATGGCATGACTCCCACTTTGCTTGCTGCTTTCCATGGACATGTTGATGCTCTCCAGCTCATTTGCAGCAGAGG AGGAGACCCCAACAAGAGCGACATCTGGGGAAACACGCCATTGCACCATGCTGCAGCGAACGGCCACATGCACATCCTGAGTTTTCTGGTCAACTTTGGTGCCAACGTTTTTTCCCTGGACAATGAATTCCACACAGCAATGGACGTGGCTGCCTCTCGTGACCGCATGGACTGCGTGCGCTTCTTAGACGCTGCCGCGTCGCAGCAGACCAACCAGAATCCCAAGAAGGTCGCCACTCTGAAGAAGGAGGCTGTCAAGGAAGCAGAGAAACAAGTTAAACTCTGTgagaaggtgaagaagaaaCACCAGAGCAAGATGGAGAAAATGCACCATGGAGCAAGCAACACTGGGACTGTGTCAGAGGCCAGCATGGCGTCATCCTTCTCAAACGGTGGTACCATGTCTGGCATCAGTGAACAGTTCTCCGAGCTTAAGGTTAAATCTGGCTCAGTTAAAAGCGGGGTGATAGGCACCCTCCAAAAGAAGCTTGGAAGGAAAGACAAAGGCACACTGCAGAGACCAGAAGGGAATGGGaatgttatttttctcaagCCGGAGAACAGAACATTGGAGAAGCCAGAGTTTCTGGGTGTCTTCAGTGAgcatgatgaaaacatgtttgatgaGGAAGGAATGGGGGAATGTGACGATGGTGAAGAATCAGGTGAAGCCAAACAGTCTATCTTCAACCGTCCTGGTCTTGGAGGTCTGATTTTCATGAAGAAGATGGAGTTGGAGTCAGATGATGTGCCCAGGGGGAACGATGAGAACCTTGGCTACCTCGTTCAGAACACGTTGTTTGAGGCAGAGGAGGTTGCTGATGGCTACGAGGAGAATGGTGACACTAATCTGCCTTGGGATCAGGAAGATCTGGGTctggatgatgatgaaaacGATGAAACTTCTCCTCTGGATGTTTTCTTGTCTGCTGTTTCCTGCCCAGAGTTTGCCCTCGCATTTCACAGAGAGCACCTAGACCTGGAGGCGCTCATGCTTTGCTCTGATGAAGACCTGAAAAGCATTCGCATCCAGCTTGGCCCCAGGAAAAAGATCCTGGAAGCTGCTGCTCGCAGAAAGAACACGCTGGAAGCTCCTGGACTCATGAAGGACAGCTGCTTGTGA